The following proteins come from a genomic window of Venturia canescens isolate UGA chromosome 4, ASM1945775v1, whole genome shotgun sequence:
- the mRpS18A gene encoding 28S ribosomal protein S18a, mitochondrial, giving the protein MALLCRSLFHVGKKFGLPEFKRSITLSPVSRLKEIIERKEGKTLTIEAKILPDPNDSRFFKATDNDACPLCALGLEIKHTDVLILSQFLRSDGCVIPRRLTGLCSKQQRRLESLVAMAQKAGLMSNLTPHWSNKDPKKRYKWKKYNTYFDEKTIKVNYPGIYYRE; this is encoded by the exons ATGGCGTTGTTGTGCCGTTCTTTATTTCatgtcggaaaaaaatttggtttaccCGAATTTAAGAGGAGTATTACGTTGTCACCTGTCAGCAGATTGAAGGAAA taatcgagaggaaggaaggaaaaacTTTAACTATTGAAGCTAAAATTTTGCCAGACCCAAATGACAGTCGCTTTTTCAAGGCAACTGATAATGACGCATGTCCGCTTTGTGCATTGGGGCTGGAAATAAAGCACACA GATGTTCTTATTTTGAGTCAATTTTTGAGGTCAGATGGCTGCGTAATACCTAGGAGATTAACTGGTCTGTGCTCCAAGCAACAAAGAAGACTTGAATCTTTGGTTGCAATGGCACAAAAAGCTG GATTGATGAGTAATTTGACACCTCACTGGTCTAACAAGGATCCAAAGAAACGATACAAGTGGAAAAAATACAATAcgtattttgatgaaaaaactatCAAAGTTAATTACCCTGGCATATACTATcgcgaataa
- the orion gene encoding uncharacterized protein orion isoform X1, which produces MFRNYGIIALICLTFFTNKGVQSFDLTFGDITEVLHFAREAVTGGLETLEWIRKANPEDHEYDFPFIKKMERRLMNQISITAKKIDVYQERMELKHDEALEKILKNLPLSNRLDRSLHELKNLLSRIDDLFSDFLAYNISAKYQRYTTEEFAKNCISSASGALPDLLQTIHRLLVPGQYDNYDNSLLVLLAQSTAEATRQICNEKQSPQQMLYNLYNTIVFTEMKGFAMMQFSYNLLRLYNNVTFIEETERTKEKYLERISETLTTVKIAMSHAPRELWRCDPSIHIEGSTYTELKQLLQGYIVNEVDLNPTSTCKNNCATYSLASVHGCYANQYCAQQRRCNGNVVNCQYIDSDMWICPSAKGSDRRYDYIQYENRLVYGNKETCKKPTTKVDSWWRWLFWHCSYCMCFCDDHNSSSDRYFSLREVTSDATENWVVTGIKLEKVNKIVHLVIQQGQLLKRAGINETTVHWKKIDNFTVLDSNVENGRDYYTLAWEQRAIDLDDLVSMDNEVLTGVRFRVVGVHLNFEIRVTPFNFTSGKLIKPLEKSRWMSNDNTDVKDSSATEKARTELKLDKPGIPTIIRAPSLPDSRSNQYLNFGPTDLEKDVGQTTIPYLDIQPVITIPPFPLSGAGIYHKGRKGSGGFVAPRIITYDFEKHLQADLPPSATVHGINDIPVL; this is translated from the exons atgtttcgcaACTACGGGATCATCGCTCTTATCTGCTTAACGTTTTTCACCAACAAGGGTGTTCAATCTTTCGACCTTACTTTTGGCGATATAACTGAAGTTTTGCATTTTGCTCGAGAAGCTGTGACGGGCGGTCTCGAAACTTTGGAATGGATCAGAAAGGCCAACCCAGAGGATCACGAATATGATTTTccattcatcaaaaaaatggaaCGTCGTCTGATGAATCAAATCTCAATAACAGCCAAAAAAATAGACGTTTATCAGGAAAGAATGGAGCTCAAGCATGATGAGGCTCTGGAAAAAATCCTTAAGAATTTACCCCTGAGCAACAGACTCGACAGAAGTCTTCATGAATTGAAGAACCTTCTGAGCAGAATTGACGACTTGTTCAGCGACTTTCTTGCTTACAATATTTCTGCCAAATACCAGCGATACACCACTGAAGAATTTGCTAAGAACTGCATTTCTAGCGCATCTGGCGCACTCCCAGATTTATTACAAACAATTCATCGACTTCTTGTCCCTGGACAATACGACAATTATGACAACAGTTTACTGGTTTTGTTGGCACAGAGCACTGCG GAAGCAACAAGGCAAATTTGCAATGAGAAACAATCGCCTCAACAAATGCTCTACAATTTGTACAATACGATTGTTTTCACGGAAATGAAAGGTTTTGCCATGATGCAATTCTCCTACAATCTTTTACGATTATACAACAACG TAACATTCATCGAAGAGACCGAGAGAACAAAGGAAAAATATCTTGAGAGGATCAGCGAAACATTGACCACAGTCAAAATTGCAATGTCTCATGCACCACGAGAATTGTGGCGATGCGATCCTAGTATTCACATAGAAG GCTCAACATACACGGAACTGAAGCAACTGCTGCAGGGTTATATCGTGAACGAGGTGGATTTGAATCCAACATCGACGTGTAAAAATAATTGTGCTACTTACAGTTTAGCATCTGTACACGGTTGTTATGCTAATCAATATTGTGCTCAACAACGTCGCTGCAATGGGAACGTTGTAAATTGTCAGTACATTGATTCAGATATGTGGATTTGTCCATCg GCAAAAGGAAGCGACAGACGATACGATTACATACAGTACGAAAACCGCCTCGTTTAtggaaataaagaaacttgcAAAAAACCGACAACCAAAGTCGACAGTTGGTGGAGATGGCTATTCTGGCACTGCAGTTATTGCATGTGTTTCTGCGACGATCACAATTCAAGTTCCGATCGTTATTTCAGCCTTAGAGAAGTTACTTCGGATGCCACAGAAAATTG ggTCGTAACCGGAATTAAACTGGAAAAAGTGAACAAAATCGTTCACCTCGTTATCCAACAAGGCCAATTGCTAAAACGCGCCGGAATCAACGAAACGACCGTACATTGgaagaaaattgataattTTACGGTTTTAGATTCGAATGTCGAGAATGGCCGTGACTATTACACGCTCGCTTGGGAACAAAGAGCTATTGATTTGGACGATTTGGTTTCAATGGATAATGAAGTCCTCACTG gagTACGATTCAGAGTCGTCGGAGTGCATTTGAATTTCGAGATTCGTGTGACACCGTTTAATTTTACAAGTGGCAAGCTTATAAAGCCTCTTGAGAAGAGTAGATGGATGAGCAATGATAATACCGATGTGAAAGATTCCTCGGCTACGGAGAAAGCGAG aacGGAATTGAAATTGGACAAGCCGGGAATTCCGACGATAATTCGTGCTCCTTCATTGCCGGATTCTCGTTCTAATCAATATTTGAACTTTGGACCAACGGATCTTGAGAAGGACGTCGGACAGACGACGATACCTTATTTAGACATACAGCCGGTGATTACGATCCCGCCGTTTCCGCTATCGGGTGCAGGAATTTACCACAAGGGACGTAAAGGTTCCGGTGGTTTTGTTGCACCGCGAATAATAACTTATGATTTCGAGAAACATCTTCAAGCCGATTTGCCACCGTCAGCTACAGTTCACGGAATTAATGACATACCGGTTCTCTAA
- the orion gene encoding uncharacterized protein orion isoform X2, translating to MANAKFAIFLILALSGVISFKKDYSDVDLLRAELNEIQDLFKNAGRSSTGPGEGTYTRLVMAYKHFDDSLEKSPVANAKNYLSSLNSLWLWADVQEEMKKVDGLYKNFKQRLRETADKTAPFQLDQWLIFAKTVLNDPNYALPPTLGRITDTIIRDNLFESAHQEATRQICNEKQSPQQMLYNLYNTIVFTEMKGFAMMQFSYNLLRLYNNVTFIEETERTKEKYLERISETLTTVKIAMSHAPRELWRCDPSIHIEGSTYTELKQLLQGYIVNEVDLNPTSTCKNNCATYSLASVHGCYANQYCAQQRRCNGNVVNCQYIDSDMWICPSAKGSDRRYDYIQYENRLVYGNKETCKKPTTKVDSWWRWLFWHCSYCMCFCDDHNSSSDRYFSLREVTSDATENWVVTGIKLEKVNKIVHLVIQQGQLLKRAGINETTVHWKKIDNFTVLDSNVENGRDYYTLAWEQRAIDLDDLVSMDNEVLTGVRFRVVGVHLNFEIRVTPFNFTSGKLIKPLEKSRWMSNDNTDVKDSSATEKARTELKLDKPGIPTIIRAPSLPDSRSNQYLNFGPTDLEKDVGQTTIPYLDIQPVITIPPFPLSGAGIYHKGRKGSGGFVAPRIITYDFEKHLQADLPPSATVHGINDIPVL from the exons ATGGCAAATGCTAAgtttgctatttttttaatccttGCACTCTCCGGTGtgatttcatttaaaaaagatTATTCCGATGTGGATTTACTGAGAGCAGAGCtcaatgaaattcaagatttgtTTAAAAATGCTGGACGAAGCTCCACCGGACCTGGAGAAGGAACTTACACCAGGCTTGTTATGGCATACAAGCATTTCGATGACAGCTTAGAAAAATCTCCAGTTGCCAATGCCAAAAATTATCTCAGTTCTCTCAATTCTCTGTGGCTTTGGGCCGACGTacaagaagaaatgaaaaaagtcgatGGACTATacaaaaactttaaacaacgATTGCGTGAAACCGCTGACAAAACCGCCCCTTTTCAACTCGATCAGTGGctcatttttgcaaaaactgTGCTCAATGATCCCAATTATGCTCTTCCCCCTACTCTGGGCCGTATAACTGATACTATTATTCGGGACAATTTGTTCGAATCTGCTCATcag GAAGCAACAAGGCAAATTTGCAATGAGAAACAATCGCCTCAACAAATGCTCTACAATTTGTACAATACGATTGTTTTCACGGAAATGAAAGGTTTTGCCATGATGCAATTCTCCTACAATCTTTTACGATTATACAACAACG TAACATTCATCGAAGAGACCGAGAGAACAAAGGAAAAATATCTTGAGAGGATCAGCGAAACATTGACCACAGTCAAAATTGCAATGTCTCATGCACCACGAGAATTGTGGCGATGCGATCCTAGTATTCACATAGAAG GCTCAACATACACGGAACTGAAGCAACTGCTGCAGGGTTATATCGTGAACGAGGTGGATTTGAATCCAACATCGACGTGTAAAAATAATTGTGCTACTTACAGTTTAGCATCTGTACACGGTTGTTATGCTAATCAATATTGTGCTCAACAACGTCGCTGCAATGGGAACGTTGTAAATTGTCAGTACATTGATTCAGATATGTGGATTTGTCCATCg GCAAAAGGAAGCGACAGACGATACGATTACATACAGTACGAAAACCGCCTCGTTTAtggaaataaagaaacttgcAAAAAACCGACAACCAAAGTCGACAGTTGGTGGAGATGGCTATTCTGGCACTGCAGTTATTGCATGTGTTTCTGCGACGATCACAATTCAAGTTCCGATCGTTATTTCAGCCTTAGAGAAGTTACTTCGGATGCCACAGAAAATTG ggTCGTAACCGGAATTAAACTGGAAAAAGTGAACAAAATCGTTCACCTCGTTATCCAACAAGGCCAATTGCTAAAACGCGCCGGAATCAACGAAACGACCGTACATTGgaagaaaattgataattTTACGGTTTTAGATTCGAATGTCGAGAATGGCCGTGACTATTACACGCTCGCTTGGGAACAAAGAGCTATTGATTTGGACGATTTGGTTTCAATGGATAATGAAGTCCTCACTG gagTACGATTCAGAGTCGTCGGAGTGCATTTGAATTTCGAGATTCGTGTGACACCGTTTAATTTTACAAGTGGCAAGCTTATAAAGCCTCTTGAGAAGAGTAGATGGATGAGCAATGATAATACCGATGTGAAAGATTCCTCGGCTACGGAGAAAGCGAG aacGGAATTGAAATTGGACAAGCCGGGAATTCCGACGATAATTCGTGCTCCTTCATTGCCGGATTCTCGTTCTAATCAATATTTGAACTTTGGACCAACGGATCTTGAGAAGGACGTCGGACAGACGACGATACCTTATTTAGACATACAGCCGGTGATTACGATCCCGCCGTTTCCGCTATCGGGTGCAGGAATTTACCACAAGGGACGTAAAGGTTCCGGTGGTTTTGTTGCACCGCGAATAATAACTTATGATTTCGAGAAACATCTTCAAGCCGATTTGCCACCGTCAGCTACAGTTCACGGAATTAATGACATACCGGTTCTCTAA